The Rosa chinensis cultivar Old Blush chromosome 7, RchiOBHm-V2, whole genome shotgun sequence DNA segment TGCAAGCTAATTTTACTCTTGTATATGTAATTGGGTCAGGAAGGAAATAAAATGATTTAGATATTCTCTAACGAAGTGATCCTGTCACCTTTTCAGAAAGAAATTGCAATCTGTCATTATTATAACACGAATCAAAGCTCAATAGCCAGCATAGACAATTTTAAAGTAAGAGACCGAAATGAGACACCTTCAAAGTTAGGGGCCAGTAGACAAGTACCCAAATCTACAGATTATATTAAGAACCCTGAACTAGAAGTGTATCCTAAGTCACAGTCTCACATCAGTGTGTATATACACATCCCCGTACTCATTGATATGGTGGTTAGTTAGCTTAATTTGTAAGATAACCTGCAATTGGAAAGTTAAGTGGGGCTTTCATTGTTGGTGTACTTTTGTGTAGAGGATGGAACTTTGGGATATGGAGTGGATTACAGTTATTggtttttagaattttttatttttcgaaaAGAAACAGCTTTTTATTGACTACCAAAAAGCAAAATACAAAGAAGCGGACAAGAAGTCCGCTAAAGAAGGAGAAAGATTGAGCAACAAAAAGGATGCTGAACTGAGACTATAACATACTATGGATGAAGTCCTAAACTACAACAGCCTGCCAGTCTAGAATAATAAATGAAGGAGAGTGATCTTTAAACTTTCTAGACATAGAGGCCCAAAGAGATGACCATAAATTAACTCTCTCCCACAACTTTTCCACCTCCGCACCGCCATAGTCTTCAAACGTTCTTTTATTTCTTCCCTCCCAAATATCCCAGATTACATCTAACATCCCACATCCCACATCCCCAAAGAGTTTTAGCCTTTTTACCCTCACTGAAAGCACTAGGCTTTTCGTTAAACAAATCGATCCTAAAAAAGAATTCGACCAATCCGTTCTTCCCTCCCTAAACATTTTCCATGAAGAATCAGACTGTTATCAATTCTTTTTTACTCTATTTATACTGCATGTATACTAAATACGTATATTGTTATTTTCAGTAGTGGTAATCTGGTTGGCCAAAATGGCTGGATATATACATCTCCCAATATACAATAAGCTTAGAGTTGCATGTGGCTCTGGAAGTTTGGGTGTATCCCCTAATTCTCTATAGTGAATTTTAGTAGCATGGAGTAGAAATATGACACCCAATGTAAGAGAGATTGCTAGTTCACTACTTTTACCATGATCTCTTTACACATGTTGGATTTCTCTTGGAAGCATAAATTTGTAATGATGAATATGCAGGGCTGCACTTATGTTgtacaatctttcatggaataCTTTGCACATCGTAGTAAGGTCATCTTGTTGCTGATTGATGCCATTGGTGAGTGCACCAAATTATTTGTTATCATATAATTTGTTGTTTCTATTGAtcatggttttagaatacaaaatcatttaattgtaaTAGAGAATTTTTCAAGATCGAGAGCAAGCAAAAGGAAAACatgcaaatagaaaaaaaaaaaaaaaagattttggcAGCCAGGAAATGGTTTCCCCAATGTGCACAGGATGGCCATTTCTTTTTTCAAGAGTcaaatttctttcaaaaaatttGCAACCATTGCAAAATAGTTCATTTTAAAGTTACCAAACAAGATTTGCGAGTCCACTACAATTACACTTTCCCACATATGAGCTATGTTAGAAATTGATAGACGGAGGAGGTGACAGACTCAAAGGTAGGGTTGGTTATACAAGAGTACCATTTGTCCATCTTTTATGCACATTTTAAATCCGAGCATTAATAACTTATAAATAATGAAGTTGAATCTCTAGTTGTAAAGAGCATCCTAAAGATTGGCAGTTAGAGTTGGATATGTCACTGTTATTTTTAAAAGTTCAATATCTAGATGAAGTTGGACACACTCCTTTGTTGAGTTTATTGTTCAGACAATTCTGTTTATACAAAATCGGAAACATGACTCACTAACTGCTGTCTTATGGCATGATAGATGTTTATCTTTTGGGAACAGTGATGTTGGTGTTTGGAATGGGTCTTTATGAGCTATTCATCAGCAACCTCGACAAGGTGAATTCTCTCTCAGAGGATGAAGCATGTACATCGAGTCTTTTTGGCATGTTCATTATGAAGGTGAGACTGAATTTTCTTGCAACTGATCAGCTTTCTTATATTTCTAGTTACATAATTTCACTTTCTTACGGCAAATGCCAAGGATTTGTACCTGTGGCCAACTAAATCAATTTGAATATTCAGATGCAAAGAGACCCTCTGATGTGGTCCTTGCTACAAGTTTAGTTcagttttgtaattttcttttccttttacaGGCACGACCAAAGTGGTTAGATATAACAACCGTCAATGAACTGAAAACGAAGATTGGCCATGTAATTGTAATGCTCCTTTTAATCGGGTTGTTAGAGAAGAGTATGTTAGCAGTTATACAATCTCCTCTCGActtgctttgcttttcagcctcTGTCCTCCTCTCCTCTGGTTGCCTCCTTTTACTTTCTAAGCTCAAGGATTAGAGATGAAAGGGACAGGTATATATTTCTTCTTGGAATGAGTGGGTATGCCTGTGTAAGAAAATTTGTATGATAATGTATATTACTTTTGTGTATATCAAGATAACTGTTCTACTTGACAATTGAATTTGTGGCATTTAGAGAATCCGATTCAAAATCAACTGATAATGTGTGGTGCCAAAGCATTATATATTGTAACTCGAGGACCCAGGTTTGTTGGACATGCTTGTAGATTACTCTCAACAAAAGAGACCTAGGAAATTACATGTTGCAGCTCAGCGCTATGATCCCAGGTGttgatttcaaatttttaaTTCTGAATGCTAAACATCTAGACCATATCTCCTCTAGTTAAGAACCAAGCATTGCTGGGACAAGAATTACTGCTTGTTTGGAAAGGCACTCCTCCAGAAACCCACGAGTGCTTGGCAAATCATGCGAAAATGTAGACCAACTCTCGATGAAGAGCTCTGCATGTGAATGCAACTCAAATTTACTTCTAGTGCCATTGGAGCTGAGATTTTTTTGAGGAAAAATATGGGTTATATGGGAATATCCACAAAACACAGGAACAGTCTCAAGCCTCAACACCGAGGATAAAAAATGGTTGGTAGTGACTGAAAACAGTGGTGAAATGGGGCCGATCCTCATTGCTGTTCTCTTCCCCTTGAATACCCTGCTTGCTAATTTCCCAGTATTTGGACCTTTTTTTCGCACTAAGAGCATTTCCATCTCTAATAGTTTTCCTATAGTTTAGCTCTTAACAACTTTTTTGAATATACACTAGGACAATACTTTGCAAAGGCTGATCTTATCCAATAATAAGAGGACATCTGTCATTTTAGAGCCATCACATGCTTATTTATATATAGCCCTCGATGGCTTTAACTAGGTTCTTGACTTTCttctctcccctctctcttGTTCATTTGAGTTGGAGgctgcttttcttctttctgtccAGGTGCTAGCACAATTTCTTTCCCCATCCTCAAATCATCAGTGGCCATAGTCAGCTGCTGGCGGAGAAGTTTAGGATTTTGATCGAATGAGGGATTGTGAAATGAGAACTGATTAGAGATTTGGAGAGAATGAGGGATTGAGAGGCTGCGATGAGAGATTTGTTCACAACATTTCTGGAATTCAGCTCTCTTTTTGCTTGGGATAGTGTTTAGGTTTGATTGAATTGAGAATTGGGAGTGagagtgagaaagagagagaggctgAGACTGAGAGAGGCTAGGGTTTGATCGAATTAGGATAGAGACGGATAGTGTTTAGGTTTTTACTTGGGTTTATAATCCCCAAGTAAAAGTATCAATGATATCGAGCCTTCGGGTTTTTTTTCCCCTTGTTTTCTCAGGTCTGGGCTTGGGCTGTTTTATAATGGTATCGGGCCAAGCTTTCAATAACTTtcaaaaaatttttaaaaaagcCCGGACCTTCCGGTTCTGTCCCGGGCTGATCGGGGTCGGGTTTCAATTTTTCGGATTAAGTGCCCAGCCCTACATGCGGATCACCAACTTTCAAAAACAGAAATTCTTAAAGGATAAATGCCCCTTTATTATTGGATAAGGTTAGCCTTTACTAACCAGCTATGGTAGCCAAGTATTGTCCTATACACTCGCTTACTTTGGATAAAGTGAAAAAAGGACTAGTACTATTATCTTTGGCCATCAACCAATCTATACGAAATCGTGTCTTCCAAATTTCCTCATCGAATCTCAAGATTAATATTATCAAAATGATGTGATATCAAGCTCATGGTTTAAATtgatatattattttattatatttgtttaaggaaaactgaaattgggagagaattgagtcgtgctttcactGATAATAacggtctctttatatagatgattacaagcatagagatagagttgtacatggaaacataatcttacattaattggatatctactgagattctccaagaatatctctaacataaaccctatttcaactagagcaagtaacctcgagtatAGGCcgacacatattttggatttaattgaacactcccccttgtgtcgcccaaacatggtgctcctctcgttgccttatgaaaaactttgccgagtaacaaaaatccagtgggacaaaaataacctcagtcgaaggggaaaaagagcacaacacactcttcacgtttcgagaccatacatgtagacatctccttctgatgtctgcatctccccctgatgacaatggttatgggagtttggataacttcggCAAACGATGCTAtgtaccaacatgtttctcgaaaatgaaatttagacaatgacttagtgagcaagtctaccacactgtcctcagatcaaacctagttcactttgatcttgaggagagtctgttgttgctgattatgcttggtgtcgtcgcttttgatgtagccttgcttcatttgtccaaagcaagcaacattatcctcataaatgctcgtaggctcatctgtgataGGCTTTAAACCACAactgcttcgaacatgcgtaattatggatcaaatccatatacattcacaaatcgCTTCGTGAagaacaataatctctgcatggttcgaagaagtagcgactaaagtctgttctgtagatctccaagatatcgcggtcttacccatgatgaacacttaactagtttgggagtgacctttgtgtgggtcagagagatacccaacatcagcaaaaccttccaaaacacatgtcgttttgggatggggatagagg contains these protein-coding regions:
- the LOC112180089 gene encoding uncharacterized protein LOC112180089: MTLPRPLFSKPISRTAPPPLLITTSKPNNTHLNGFSAFNPHALRFVVSMSASPGPGISSAPQHSSSPLIPSTIASDSGASQKSPSVLEAIEADLEKVIYGCRFMAFMAVLGSLIGSLLCYIKGCTYVVQSFMEYFAHRSKVILLLIDAIDVYLLGTVMLVFGMGLYELFISNLDKVNSLSEDEACTSSLFGMFIMKARPKWLDITTVNELKTKIGHVIVMLLLIGLLEKSMLAVIQSPLDLLCFSASVLLSSGCLLLLSKLKD